The nucleotide window GATGCTGCTCGCCATCATGCCTGCAAGGATCTGCAGGACGGTCAGCCCGACGAGCACAAGAAAGGCCTGGTTGCGGAACGACGCGACCATGCTTGGCCACAGCGGGATGTGTTCCTGTTTGCGTGCCTTGTGATAGTAGCGCTCCTTGACAAAGAGACCTGGAATCACAGCGACCATCCCCATGATGAGGATGCCCACACTCCAGCCAACCACACGCACTCCTACGAGGACAGATCCAAAAGCGGCCAGCTGGGTGAGCGGAAAAATCCACTGGTAGAGAAACTCTCCGATTTTTCCGAAAAACCCGCCATAGGCCTGCACACGAGTACGCTCGTCGTAGTCGGGCGTCATCTCGTAGCTCAGACTGATGAACGGAACCGAGAAGATCGTGTAGCAGGTGTAAAACACAATGAGGCTGAGTGAGAGATAGACCACCTGGCCCAGTTCTCCCAGGGATTCGGGCACCATCCAGATCACGCCAAAGGCAAGTGCCTGCAGCAAGGCACCGATCACGATCAGCGGTCGCCGCCGGCCCCATTTGCTGTGCAGGTTATCCGAAAGGTAGCCGACGACCGGATCGGTGATGGCATCCCAGAATCGTGGGATTGCCATCACCAGACCGAAGATCACCGGATTCATGCCGAGCGTCATCTGATAGACGGGAAGTGCGAAGCTCTTGACGGCTGCATTCCCGAAAAAGATGGGCAGGAAGCCTACGCCCAATGCCGTTTTTTCCCAGAACCCCACCCGATCCTCAGGGCGCGTCGTGCGATGAGTGCTCGA belongs to Puniceicoccaceae bacterium and includes:
- a CDS encoding MFS transporter, whose product is MSSRPSKPPAPSSTHRTTRPEDRVGFWEKTALGVGFLPIFFGNAAVKSFALPVYQMTLGMNPVIFGLVMAIPRFWDAITDPVVGYLSDNLHSKWGRRRPLIVIGALLQALAFGVIWMVPESLGELGQVVYLSLSLIVFYTCYTIFSVPFISLSYEMTPDYDERTRVQAYGGFFGKIGEFLYQWIFPLTQLAAFGSVLVGVRVVGWSVGILIMGMVAVIPGLFVKERYYHKARKQEHIPLWPSMVASFRNQAFLVLVGLTVLQILAGMMASSI